gcacaggctgccgAGAAAACCagtggctgccccatctctggaagtgttcaaggccaggttgcatagggcttggagcagcctggtctagtggaaagtgtccctgcccatacAAGGGGGTTGAAATGAggtgatctttgaggtcccttccatccccagctgtgattccatgatcaatgctgctgcctgcccatggcTTTCAAAATAGGtcacatacatatatattttaaggtTGGATATTTGGTtgattttggagtttttttcttctccatttaacataatttaatttgagtttttcttccctgttgCTGGCAGGAACATAAAGCCTTGTCTTTGCTGGAGTACTGTAGCTGGTTATaatacaattaattttaaatcagttAAACTCTCTGGGGTTAGGTCTTGGATGGCCTGGAGCAACTGTCCAGCTCATAGAACAAAGGGTCTTGTATCTTATGATCATATGCTTGAACCTCTCTCCTCAATCTCATTTATACCAGTTTTGCTATTACTGGAAAACTAAGTTTAAAGTGGCATTTAAGGAAACCAAATttgaacaagaagaaaattaacaaagCAAAGAGATGCAAAAGAAGCAGGTagtttttctctaaaaatcTAGATATACAGCAGCCTTTCCAGCTTGGATTCTGTTTGTTCAGGGGCAGGTCAAGACATCATGCAAACACTTACAGAGCAGAGTTTTCTGCAACTAAAGCTCTCAGCTGGCCCATTGGAGCAAAAGTAACTTATCAGATTTCCCTAGAAGGCACATGGTTCACGAGCACAGTTGGCCACATCTGAAAAATTGTGTTTCCTGTGAGCTGATCCCAAAAATTGCACTGCAATGGAATGAACTGAGCTGCACCAGGGAAGAGAAACAGGGCAGAACACGGAGGTAAAAAGGCAAAATCCAAAACTCAGATCAGAGTGACTTCAGCCACACACAGTCTGTTGCAAGCCACTGCATTTCTTGGTAATGCAAACTACCCAACTATTTGCTTGAGAATAACATGGAATTTGGTTTGTTGTGGAAATGGTTTTGGGTTGGGAGCATGCAGAGCCCACGGGTGtaggaaagaaagcaaacccaGGACTGAGCTTgcaagaaagaataaataaataaatactataGCAAATTAGAGCTTGCCACATGCAGACAAATAGCAAAGTCTTGGCTGGCCTTCACAgaccccagcagccacagagagaaaggaaattcagaCCACTTCGGGGGATACCACATTCTGAACCACACAACCATCAGATGAACTCAGAGCATAACATTTCcaaaaggaattaaaaggaATCTCTGAGTGTTGCCTTAAGAACTGAgctgaaagcaggagaaataTATCTATTCCTACtcaaacaaaaaagggaaataatatcaacagaaaaatatgttaaaaaatgagatgtatatagaaaataaaatgtataaaatattaatctgaTGCCTGTGATGAGTATCTGGCCAATCACTGGTTTATTTCATCTCTACAACTTATATAAAAGGATAATTTACTTCCAGCAACACAGAATAATTTCACAGTGAAAGTTTAATCAAAGATTGGATTTCAGCAAAATCTCTTTAATAGAAATCCATgactcttcagaaaaaaaatcacaatgttTTTTACTAAGAGTGAACAAAGCTTGTATTCTGATGGAGAAAAGCTTTACATTTATTGAGGGTAAAGCCCTTATCTCTTCTGCAACAGAATCTCCACTGATCTGTGTTGTCAGCTACAAGTGTGACGCTGTACAAACATACCTGTTGGTATTCTTGTCTCGTTTGCAACTGGGATAACTGTTTACAAACAAGTGCTCTGTCAGATAAAGAAATATTCTCAGAAGCCAATAACTTCATTTTCCACTTCCCCAGCAGGTTCTACCAAAGATACACATGACATCTCAGAGGGTGTTTAACATATCTTCAATGCTGCATTAACTCTGATCAGCTGTATAATGACGACTCTGGCATGGGAGAATAAATCCATCTTTCCCAAGGTGACTTTAACTTGGACCTGTTTTTGCTGATAATGGTATAGGGAAGGCCTTTAAAGGTTATCAGTTTGCCTTCTTTGGCTACCAATATTCAGCCAGGTCTCCTTGACACACGATATTCCTTTATACTCAGAAGAAATTGtggcaaagaaaataaactcccCAAGATCACACAGAACTAGAAGTAGAAACTTAGGGCAGAATGAAAAGCCTTAGTTATAGACTTCCTAATTCTAGCTCGTATAATCTCTACCAATTCTGCTGTTTGTATGTGACAACTCTGTACAGCTGCAAAGCAGAcatattgattaaaaaaaaacccaaaaaacacctcTTCAGCATTTATTGGGCTCTCCCAAACCACATAAGTTTATGAGCACATTTATTTGCAttgcctgtgccagctgctgcacacactTAAGCAGAATACAGTTAAATGTCAATTTCTTCAGAAAGTACCAGCCCTGATCATTTCAGTTTATAGACCACACTTTGGAATATTACCACCGTGAACGCTGCCCTTCCTACACGGAATTAGCTCAAAGTAGGAGAGGCAGAGCACTCAGCCACGCACAAAGGAGCTGCCTGAAGACAGAACAAGGAAGAATGCGCCAGCTCCACTCGTTTAACTGCTTCTGTCACCTGAGCCATGGCTTCGCCGCCGAGCCCCAGCTGTTCCCGTCTCTTTCcggctggccctgcccagcagccgGACACCGAGCTGTGACACCGAGCTGTGACACCGAGCTGTGACACTTCGCCATCTGGGCCTCATCTCCGGCTGGGCTTTGTGTGTCTCCATGGCTAAGCAGCCCACGGTTCCTTGGGCACCCACGCCAGCGGCCCATCACCACCTGCACCAACAGCCCCGCGTATTCCCACAGCACCAGCGGAGTCTCCCGCGTTCCGCTccgtgcccagcccagccccacatAGCGGGTGTATCTCCGCTGGAGGATCCCACCcggagcccagctcctgccccgaTTTCCTGCAGGAGCGCAGCAAGGCGAGGCCGTGCCAGCCGGCAGCCCCGCACGGCTCCACAGGGACCAGCCACACACACCGGGCTTTGAGCACATCACTAGCAGGTTATATAATATACTATTATCTGTAAGATACgcattatatttataaataataaaacaatcaAACAGAAGGGGTTCCCCCCCTCCGGCCCCTCGGCGGGTGCCCCCGATGGCGGGTCCCGGCTGCCGCGGGCGGTGCCCACCTGAAGACGCGGAGCAGGAGGCAGGCGATGAGCGCGGCCGTGAGCGCGCAGGCCCCGATGACGGCGGCTTTGAGCGCGGAGAGGTCGCGGAGCATCGCGGGCACGGGGCTCAGCCGGGCCCCGCTGTGGTTGCCGGGgcccggcgcggcgggcgggcggctgCCGTTGCCCGCCGGCGGCTCCAGGCTgccgcgggcggcgggcgcggcgggcaggagcagcggcagcagcagcgaggCCGCGAGCAGCGGcagcggggcggcggcggagcgcATCCTGCCCGCTCCGGCTGCCCCGGCTCCGGCCGCGCCGTGCCGAGCCCCGGAAGGCAGCgccggccggcccggcccggcccccgccccccGAGAggcgccgcctcccgccgcagccgccgccggggccccgcggccgggcacggccggggccgggggcggggccggggccggggccggggccggggccggggcggggccggggcctcCGCAGGCTCCGCTCCCGGAGCTTCCCGCGGCCTCGCCGCTGCCTCGGGCCCCGCTGCTGCCGGGGCCGGCGCTGCTCCCTCGCTCAGCACGAACAGCTCTTATCAGAGAGGATCCAAGGGGAATGCGATGGTGGGGAAGGGTCTCGAGGGGCCATACGAGGGCACttggttgttcagcctggaggagagtgagggcagagctgcagcttcgCGGAGAGGCAGCTCcgatctctgctctgtgtgaccaGCGACAGCACCCAAGAGAACCTGGAGCTGGGTCCGGGGAGGTTTAGGATGGATAttgggaaaaggttcttcatccagagggtggtgagcactggaacagactgcccagagaagtggtcacGGCACCGAGCCTGACAGAGCTGAagcagcatttggacaacaGCCTTAGGCACAGGGTGGAACAGTTTCCATCTCCTGAGCAGAGCCgggagttggactttgatgatcaTAGTGGGTCCCCTCCACAAAATTCTCTGTTTATGTGATTCTGTGGCCCCTGCTAATTACAACACACAACATCGGCCCAGCTGCAAAACAATCACAGGGTTCATGCTGCCATCAAACAGGGCACAGACCTCCCGAGCTGCTGGGTCAGCACGGCCCAGCTGCTACATCAAACAATTCCTACATCAGATTTATGTCTTTTTGCCTTTTCGCTGATCACCAGGGCTCTGCTTCCAGGGTAATGTATTTACTGATCTTTCacatctttaaaaatgcaagatgTGAGAAAATCTCGGCCATGGTTCTGCAAACCATCCTGGAGCACTGAGCATGTGAGTGGTGCCTTCAGCcaagccaggcagggagcataaatcatagaattataggAATCGTAGAATATCCTGGGCTAGAAGGGAATCACAAGGATCAGCCACCTCCTGGTCCTGCAGAGGATAGCCCCCAAAATCGCACCTGGTGCCtcagagcattgtccaaatgctgctTGAACTCttgtcaggcttggtgctgtgaccactgccctgtTCCAGTGACCAACCACCCTTGTCTAGATCCTCCACCATCTTCATAACCCTCCTTTGAACACTCTCTAATGGCTTTGTATTATTCTTTTGTTGTagcacccaaaactgcacacagtgTTCGGGGTGAGGAGTAAATGAGGGAGCAAAGTGCCTGTGCCATAATACAGCTTACTTTTGCTTTCAGTGTTCCAATATTAGCAAGAGCTTCATTGCTGCTAAATAATTGTATGTGGAGAGAAGGGCATGTTGGCACTGAAATTATGTGAAACAAAGGGGGAAGATGAAAGAGCTGATTTCTGTCCTATTGAGCTCTGCACTTCAcggctggcagggcagggtaTGATCGATATTATATGTGTGACAAAGCTGTGCAGGAGATGACAGAGGTGTATTTCTGCAGGCAGTGTCCCTCCAGAGAGGTGGCAGTGGAATAATGCCTGGTTCATTGGCCTCCCTGGCCAATTGGGATGCTGTATCAAATGCCACCCACTCGGTAATAAAAGCATCCTGTGTGTTTTGCAGGAAATTCTTTGGATGAGGAAATTTTGACATGGACACTGTGCAGAAGGCCCCCTAGACCGTCTGAATTGGGCATTGTTCCGAGTTTATTTCATTGCTGACTTTTGTGCAGTTTCCCAGTTTCCAACATGGGGCCTTGGtttatttctgttcagaaaaaaaaaataaaataaataaatcagtaaaaatTCCATCTGGGTAGGAGGTCAGATTGGTGGTGCGGGCTATTTCCCAAACACTGGTGTGAGCGCTGCTCACATGAGTTATCATTTGTAAACACTGACCCTGTTGCTGGCCCTGCCTGTTCTGAGATGTTTGCCAGCTGCTGCCCGGCCTCTGGCAGATCCCTCTGGCATTcatcctggcagagcaggaaggggaagatgaggatgagggaagatgTGTAAAGGACTTCCAAAACAAGAACCACCTCCTACAGTTTGAGTGAATATATTGGAGGTGAAGAGCCATTAACATGACGGTTTTGGAGAGCATAATTTGCTTCAAGTGGCTTCAGGatttcttgttttggtttggcttttttgtagggtttgttgtttttttttttctcctcagatcTTTACTGATATTTCCCATGTCATTTGCCTAATTTGGGAATCATTCCTGGGTCCCGGTCTGGAATGTGGGATTTCGCAACTCTGTGCTTCAATGATATCATGTGGTTTGTTCTGAACACAGCAGTAATAAATGAGAGCAAGGGGAGCTTACCAGCCCTTCTCTAATAAACATTTTATCTGAACAGTCATCTTTTGGGGATCTGAACTAATTTGTGGGGTTTAGATTTTACCTAGTAAGTCATGTTTTCCATGTATGTAGGACAAAGAGTCCCACTTGGATAACAAGGAAGGATTTTGGTTTCATCTCCCCCTTAGCAGTGGTGGCTGTGAAAGCCAGTGCTCCCGAGAGCTTTGCTAGAAGAACACGACTTTGAGAAATCGAGAGGAAGTTCAGACagtaaaaaatgcagaaagtatTTGGTTTCCCCTCTGATGAAGCTTGTGTTTCATTCCTGACACAAAACAGACTCCTGGAGGAGAAGGCTCTGCAggttgcagggctgggagttggTGTagcttttctccctgctgcGTTTTCTTCCCGTTTACACCTGCTCGGTGTCATTACAAGTTGGAGCTCTCAGTAGCAATTGCACTTTCTGTAGAAGAGTCTGTGCTGGCTAAATAGAAGGAGTGAGCATTTCTGTATGCAATTGCTTCTGGGAATGGcagatttctgtatttatggATGCCTGATACAGGAGCAGCCCTGTTTGTGGGGAAGGCTCTTCATGCACTGCTTAGCAATGCATATGAAGCTTGGGCTGTCCCTTCCTTTGTGCTCTCAGATGGCTTCCAGGCAGCACCCAGATGTATTTTTAGCTCTCAGAATAGGGGGAAATTTGCAAGAAATTGTGCAGAGAAGATATAAGCAAAGGAGTGGAAGCCGGCTCAGTCCTCAGATTTGGGCAGGCTGGATTTGCAGGAATAAATAAGTGTTGCTGTGAGAGAAATGAAATGTGTGCAAAATGAGGCACACTACATTCCCAAGGATTTGCTGCAGAAGCAATACACCTTCTGGAAAAGACCAGGGTCCAgtaaggaaggaaataaaatggagCTGGTCAGATATCTGTGCTCCATGAGCCCACCTCTGACatctcaaaaccaaaaagccagGCTACCAGCAGAGATATAAATTCAAGGAGCAATCACCTCTCCATCAGAGAGTGTTTGAGCTTGGATGTCAGACAAGAGAGCACAGGGTAATTGCAAGATTTAATCATTCTTCCAGTGACTATTTCTAGATAACCTCAACCAGCAGTGCAGTAAAACTGCAATGCCTCATCTATCACGAGTGGTCCAAGGGCTGCAAATATGTCCTATTGCTAAGTGAAGACCAGTGGTGTAGAGCAAGCAGGAGCTTCAGATATGCTTGGACAAGTCTTTGCACATTCCTAGTTAGCACATTACATTAGGCTGTTATTTCTATAACCCTCTAAAACATTTATGGCTTTTTGCAGACATTAAAAGCCAGTGTTACTGCTGCAAAAGGCTTGTAATTTAAGTCTGTGATAAGCAGCAGATTCCTTTTAAACGAGGTTGGTGCAGTCATTAAGCTGGGGTACAGAGATTATCTCTTGAGCAGGTTCTACAATATTGCTAATACACAGAATGTTGCAGTGCAGCAGTTAATCTaaagaaaacagggaaaggaaggacAGCAGTAAACGACAAATCTTTGTTTAGTTTGGATAACAATAATCAAAGAACACAAAAGCCGATTATGACTTTGCCTCCCACTGCTTCACTGCCTATTCATGCAGTCTGTCCTGGCTGGCCTGCTGAAGTGCAACCTGAAGGAAACTGACAAATAATTCAAGccttctttgttgtttttttttttgtttgtttgtttttttgtgtttttgtttttttttttttgtaagataaCTTGATGTCCTTAGActggttttcttcatttcagctgCATGGAATAAACTTGTCAGGGTGGTAGTGACTAATCTTGCAGCCTCAGATATGGTTTTAGAGGTTCATTGATGATGTTAAAGTGATTGCCAAGTAGCAGGACTCCATCCAGAATTGCAAGTGACTGGGATATGGAATAAACAGAATTGGATTTAACCTCTACACTATCTCCCAGTGCAGCTGAACCATCGTCAGACATGGCACTTATTTTGTCATTGCAGGAAAATCAGTCAGACCAACTCAAAGGGGAAATATCTGTGCTGTGATAGTGCTTCTCATCCATCAGAACGTACTTATGCACATCTCAGAAGTCTGCACTGGCAGAAGAAGCAGGGAATCCAGCTGAGCTCTTGCAGGATGCTGCTCTAACACGTGGTGGCCAttgctgctgtgagagcagcctgggctgtctgtgcagcCCTCACCAGCAGACATCCCTCTGGAGAGTGCAGCCAGTCTCcagaagggctgcagggcacagaggggctcTGTCACTCGTGTCCATCCCACATGGAGCCCCtcaccctggcagtgcctctgGAGAGGGGGTCActctccctgtcccacaccGTGCCTGtgctttggagctgctgctcctgggtgcTCTTCTGTAAATCGTGAACCACCCCAAAGGGCTACAGAAGAGGGAGTTGTTGGGAGTCACACACCTGGCCAAACACCTCTTTGCAGGTCCCAGGAATGCCAACACATAGTAGAGCAGGGAGTGGGGCTGAGGCACACTGGCCCTCCAATACATCCCCCTTTAAATCCTGGTTTAACTGAGCACTGCCTGTAACTGTCATCCCAGCACCAGCCTTCTCCCTGGAATGACAGTGATCTTGAGTTGCCTGGAATAATTCTCTGTGTGAAGCAGCTCCCCTGGAAGCTGTGAGATTAAATCCTTGTGGCATCTTGTTACAGGGATCAGCTCATAGAGGATTATGGATGTGCAAGTGGCACCCGCTCTCTGGGGAAAGTAGGAAAACATCTGTTAACATCTGCAGCCAGGCTTCCAAATCCCCGGTGTGAACCAGAGCTGAGACTGTCCCGTGGCAAGATGGATATCAGGAGGAAGGTGTGCTGACCAAAAGGTGTGCTGACAGCAGGAAATCTGTGATCTCTCACTGCAGTTTGTTGCTTTCTAAAAGGGCTGAATCCTGTGGTTTGttagtggggtttttgtttAGTTGTTTCTGTTGTGATTTCCTGAGAaggatttttctggttttactttAGACTCATGAAGCCTTATCTTTGTGTGGCTGGAGGGTCTCTATGGATGAGTGAAGAAATAGTAGGATTATGACTTTACTAGatccaaaaataaaagataagcAATCAGGAAAGGACGGATTATTTCTTGAATTGCCAAAAATTCACTGTTGCTTGTTATAatctatttaattaaaatatcagaAAGACACCTGGGATAGGAATTGAGGTGCTCAGAAGATTCAGGTATCTCATCACTGTGAAAAAAACCTTTCACCTATTTTCCACtctctttaaaaagcaaagcagaaacgGAAAATGTCTTGATAGTTCTTCAGCAGCAAACCTGTTTTTTTCAACTGAATTTTGACAAAAGAGGAGTGGgtggaaaatatatttgtttccCTTCAAACCAACTAAATAAATGTCACTTCCTACCACACAAATTGTCATTTAAAGCAGCTTTTGTGAGCTGCAATTTCTACCCAtctcttgttttgctttctggaacaccatttaaaatattttcagcatcaCCCCAAATACAGCTGATGATTTTTGGAAGCAGCACTTCAAATGATGTTGGCTGTGAAGAATTTGCCTGGCACTAAACATCTGCTGTCAGTACTGTTATCAGCTGAGTGCCACAAACCCTTCCTCACCTGTGGGATGCTAAGAGGTTTACTGCAGTTCAGATGAAAGATGTCTAGTCCATAAGCCTATCCTGTTTCTCCCAATTTCCTTTCCCCAACCCAAACACCTGTGAAAGAATGTGGTGTTTATGAAGTTGGAGTCTGATAGCACTATTTGGAGCCAAACAGAACATACAGTCCTCCCTAAGGATGCACTGGGGTTCTAGCTAGGAAGATTTGCTAATTTAGTCCCTACTCcaactcctgtccctgccaaATCTGCCATGCCTCTAAATCCTGAGCACCAAAAGCCCTATGAGCCCTTCCCCTGAGCCAGATGTACTTACTGTCCTCCAGTGTACCATAAACTTCATTTCAAATCAAACCCCTTACAACTTCAGTCCAAAATTCAAATCCTTACTGGTAGAGTGAACCTTGCTAGAGCATGAAGCCTCATCCAGTGCAGGGAACAGCATACCCATTCTCCAGGAGAAGGGCTGATAGAAAAATCAACTCATTTGAATTCAGCTCAGAAAAATTTTCCACTTTATGTCATGCTTCCTGCCAGCAGAATGCAAAGTCTTTTTAATCAGACTAAACATTCTCCAAATCCCTGGGCAGTGAGTAATAATGTCTACTTCTATAGTGTACTTCAAAGCCTCTCTTCAAAGCCTTCACTACCTGCAGATCACCAAAATGACCTTTATTTCACAGAGATAAAGGCACactgggcagcagtgccagccaggggAGAATGGAGAGATGGCACAGGATGCTCTGCACATGGATTTGTACCAGCTTCAGTCAGAGGCAAGGTGGGACAGGCCTGTAGGTCACAGAACAGTGAAATCATGCAGACAGCCTTTCCACAGGCAAGAGGGCTTTAGCTAATGCCAGGCAGCATGGTGTAAACCTACAGGCAATCATCATTCTTCTGCTCCCACCTACTCCTGGGTGCTCTGGAGCCATCTCAAGCAGTCTGGCAGTGGATGCTCTTGTTtcagctccctgcactgctccatcctgcctctcctccagaatgtccttccctggctgctggcagtgtcTGAAGGGAAGGATCCCAcagcatggcagggacacttgCACAGAAGAGCTGCTCCAACTGGTTAAATCTGCCCAGTTTCCCCAGGGCTTACAGATCAATGATTCATTTTCAGTTCAGAGTGTCCCTTGgagtcctgtccctgtcctaGCCCCCTGCTCTTCCAagcaagagctgctgggagatggTTTAAGGGAACTCAAGACTGCCTGCACACCCTTCAGGACACTGCCTGCACGCCACGGCAGGTTCCAAGGCCTAAACCTTGTTTGGAATCTCCAGAATCCCTCCTTAAATCCAACTCCAAACACCTAAACCAAAGGAAACACAGTAGAATTTTTAACTTGTAAATTTTCATCtgccagcagaggagctgagtgTAGATTTCAGGGAAATAAGAGAGAGTTAGTTACGCTCCCCTGAATAATCCACTCCTGTCAACACAGGTGGCTAATAGAGGTTCTGCCTGGGCATTTGGATGGAAATTAATGCATGGAGAAGACAAAgctgtgtgcagtttgcagACATGACACCATCTCAGTGAATGGAAATGACACATGGAGTTTTATTAGAGAAGATTCTTGGTAGACATGTTTATTAAATGACCTGCCTGCCAGAAATGCTAAAGGactctctgttttccttctggctCGCTGTATCACATCTCTAGAGCTTCACATGGAGCATCTCCCCACACACTGCACTTTTTAGGCTTTTCACCCCATGGCATGATCCTAATGAGCATCCCCTTTAAAGCTTACAGGCATCTGCAGAGATGAAACTTTCAATCTGCCCAGGTCTGAGATTCACTGCACTGCGATATTTTTTGCCCCAAGTGTCTAGTCTATCCAGATTCCTTTGCATTATCTTTCAGCTTCCCCTGGTGTTTTTGATCCTTTTCAACTTCATGTGACTGTGTGAATGCCTGTCATCCTTTTGTTTAATCCTTCCTTAGAGTCATcaataaaaatgtcagtaaaGACCAAAGACCTGATCTCTGTGATGCTCTAATAAACATAATTCTGTAACAGAATCACTCCCTGTTTAGTATTCTTCTTTGCAGCCACTCAGCTGTGATTTGGTCCATGGATTATTGTATTCAGATCATCCAAAGAGCTAAGCTTTGTGATATGTTATCAAGTGCTTTACCAAATCCAAAAAGGCTCACTGATTTTTAAGATCAGAAAGAAGCATGAGAACATCAAACCTGCTCCTCTCAATCCTTGAGTGAGCTTGCTAAGGTACCACTAAAGCATCTCTTCCAGAATGTCGAGTTGAAGATCCCATGAGATGAAAAATCAAATGCTTTGCTTCATTAATCACACatattgcttattttttt
This sequence is a window from Camarhynchus parvulus chromosome 10, STF_HiC, whole genome shotgun sequence. Protein-coding genes within it:
- the FAM174B gene encoding membrane protein FAM174B, encoding MRSAAAPLPLLAASLLLPLLLPAAPAARGSLEPPAGNGSRPPAAPGPGNHSGARLSPVPAMLRDLSALKAAVIGACALTAALIACLLLRVFRSGKRIKKTRKYDIITTPAERVEMAPLNEEDDEDEDSTVFDVKYR